In Babylonia areolata isolate BAREFJ2019XMU chromosome 19, ASM4173473v1, whole genome shotgun sequence, a single window of DNA contains:
- the LOC143294333 gene encoding LOW QUALITY PROTEIN: uncharacterized protein LOC143294333 (The sequence of the model RefSeq protein was modified relative to this genomic sequence to represent the inferred CDS: deleted 1 base in 1 codon) translates to MARARGGQIYSPDIVEELKNAMSVESRPGQDDEASFRRKVTALQRFLNHGISRFSIDGWNHALTALCYALHHHHHQDDPHHHHHHHPHLQQHVLTRLSGLDDLRALSRGVMLRREGGSLREADAQALRELDNFLLALSCVREAKDCCGRPAPLLVQILLRPGLRLGTGTLQRAVRQSHQQGRDPGRHGGPQLLRGIRQAVRHPDAAADERQHGPQVRRTVADMQQILARWDRLMTAEGQIPQEDLDAESHQDLQMLSETGAAFEPVLRLLPDIFAKFYKCLELLKQWWVLAHEIYPELPINRPTTAPTPTRDAFEDLREEDSSRQGSESELSTLNGTSPSQTSEGKVPVSEQLQNIEESIQVKEDSLHSLHNELELLEERERHFESLAEAYEKVTAELEEQTRQRKELVTVREKETFPPHNQMLDARAAEILSVPRPHNHTHDLNEQVARAERAIQMLQFQQSLLRQDYMVQLEVRPSLIRFADDLRIKIADAESNLVEDKMERIKLQTMAEEEEEETTTASGRSVSPSDPDRSSDKREDTPPKTDTDLHKAAERKLELSRLLTRPMREDTSGSSVMADITVVPATERKRRLSHPVTRKEETHKRADVPVIKIHHVNHEKPSTSASNSQSSKKSPRGPPVPPTTSVVKSQSLQRKISVPDTQSRTEPLFQRRVVKVPENEESVDRASERRTKQSDQPVQRPRARSDPHTSKTDAKASKLKPEPSRHLIKTNDAEKPEAKAHPSVRDKSPYYGPPKADPNDKQDGQAMPKKARPVGPRKTSTTTSSDDAGKIVVRSHSSGSDDTTRSKTIDAKRSKEATKRLSTASFSSNTTEGRKLSNGTTPSSRPDDYEKKDRDKQLLKSTARHADKGVLGTQPKPKEKDDVQKYHTTSPQTMVHTPGKATSQKKPAQDDIRKGSNGMTSQDLKHVDKKVSKTTIHDRQKGHRRDDKDDVESNRKLDDVREGEKVTSQKAKTTRRPNGVISNK, encoded by the exons TCCGTGGAGAGCCGGCCGGGGCAGGACGACGAGGCGTCGTTCCGGCGGAAGGTGACGGCCCTGCAGCGCTTCCTGAACCACGGCATCTCCCGCTTCTCCATCGACGGCTGGAACCACGCCCTCACTGCCCTCTGCTacgccctccaccaccaccaccaccaggatgacccccaccaccaccaccaccaccacccccacctccagcagCACGTGCTGACCAGGCTGAGCGGACTGGACGACCTGCGCGCGTTGTCTCGGGGCGTGATGCTGCGCAGGGAAGGGGGCAGCCTGCGGGAGGCGGACGCCCAGGCTCTTAGGGAGCTGGATAACTTCCTCCTGGCCCTCAGCTGTGTGCGGGAGGCGAAAGACTGCTGTGGCCGACCTGCACCGCTTCTTgtacag ATACTACTACGACCCGGACTCAGACTCGGGACGGGAACGCTCCAACGTGCGGTCAGGCAAAGCCATCAGCAGGGCCGGGACCCTGGACGGCACGGGGGGCCCCAGCTCTTACGAGGCATCCGCCAAGCAGTTCGGCATCCTGACGCTGCAGCAGATGAGCGGCAGCACGGGCCACAAG TTCGCCGCACCGTGGCGGACATGCAGCAGATCCTTGCCCGCTGGGACCGCCTGATGACGGCGGAGGGGCAGATCCCCCAGGAGGACCTGGACGCCGAGAGTCACCAGGACCTGCAGATGCTCTCCGAGACCGGAGCCGCCTTCGAGCCCGTGCTCAGGCTGCTGCCTGACATCTTCGCCAAGTTCTACAAGTGTCTGGAGCTGCTCAAGCAGTGGTGGGTGCTGGCGCACGAGATCTACCCGGAGCTGCCCATCAACCGGCCCACCACAGCCCCGACCCCCACACGGGACGCCTTTGAAGACCTGAGAGAAGAGGACTCCAGCAGGCAAGGGAGCGAGTCTGAGCTGTCCACGCTGAATGGAACGTCGCCGAGTCAGACGTCTGAAGGCAAGGTGCCCGTGTCAGAGCAGCTCCAGAACATCGAGGAAAGCATTCAAGTCAAAGAGGACTCGCTGCACTCTCTTCACAACGAACTCGAGCTACttgaggagagagagcgacacttTGAAAGCCTGGCGGAAGCCTACGAAAAAGTCACCGCCGAGCTGGAAGAGCAGACGAGGCAGCGAAAGGAGCTGGTGacggtgagagagaaggaaacctTCCCTCCCCACAACCAGATGCTGGATGCCAGAGCCGCAGAAATTCTCTCCGTCCCCAgaccccacaaccacacccacgaCCTGAACGAACAGGTGGCACGCGCAGAGCGCGCGATACAGATGCTGCAGTTCCAGCAGTCGCTGCTGAGGCAGGACTACATGGTGCAGCTGGAGGTTCGGCCCAGCCTCATTCGCTTCGCTGACGACCTCCGCATCAAAATCGCTGACGCAGAGAGCAATCTGGTGGAAGACAAAATGGAGAGGATCAAGCTGCAAACGatggcagaagaggaggaggaggagacgaccaCAGCCAGTGGCAGATCTGTTTCCCCGTCCGACCCAGACCGGAGCTCCGACAAGAGAGAGGACACTCCGCCCAAAACTGACACGGACCTCCACAAGGCAGCAGAGCGGAAACTGGAACTGTCCCGACTGCTGACCAGACCCATGCGGGAAGACACGTCAGGCAGCAGCGTCATGGCGGACATCACCGTAGTGCCAGCTACGGAACGCAAACGACGGCTTTCCCACCCCGTGACTAGGAAAGAAGAAACGCACAAAAGAGCGGACGTCCCAGTCATCAAAATCCACCACGTCAACCATGAGAAACCCTCGACTTCTGCGAGCAACTCCCAGTCATCTAAAAAATCACCCCGAGGACCGCCCGTTCCACCGACGACAAGCGTCGTGAAATCACAATCACTGCAGCGGAAAATTTCAGTGCCTGACACCCAAAGCAGGACAGAACCTCTGTTTCAGAGACGTGTTGTGAAAGTTCCAGAAAACGAAGAGTCCGTTGACAGAGCAAGCGAACGACGAACTAAGCAATCGGATCAGCCCGTACAGAGGCCTCGCGCCAGGTCAGATCCTCACACGTCCAAAACGGACGCCAAAGCTTCGAAACTCAAACCCGAACCGTCACGACATTTAATAAAAACGAACGACGCAGAAAAACCGGAGGCAAAGGCCCATCCCAGTGTCAGAGACAAAAGCCCTTATTACGGGCCTCCTAAAGCTGACCCGAATGATAAACAGGACGGCCAGGCAATGCCGAAGAAAGCTAGACCTGTGGGTCCAAGGAAAACAAGCACAACCACGTCCTCGGATGACGCTGGAAAGATTGTGGTGAGGTCACATAGTTCTGGCTCGGACGATACCACACGTTCTAAGACAATTGACGCGAAAAGGTCCAAGGAAGCAACAAAGCGTCTGTCCACAGCGTCTTTCAGTTCAAACACAACTGAGGGGAGGAAACTCAGCAACGGGACGACACCCAGTTCCAGACCAGACGACTacgaaaagaaagacagggacaaacagCTGCTGAAATCCACTGCCAGACATGCCGACAAAGGCGTGCTCGGGACACAGCCGAAGCCGAAAGAAAAAGACGACGTACAAAAATACCACACAACATCGCCCCAAACCATGGTACACACCCCTGGTAAAGCCACGTCACAGAAAAAACCCGCGCAGGATGACATCAGAAAGGGTAGCAACGGTATGACGTCACAAGACCTCAAGCACGTAGACAAAAAAGTGAGCAAAACGACAATACATGACAGACAAAAAGGTCATAGACGTGACGACAAAGATGACGTGGAATCCAATCGCAAACTGGATGACgtcagagagggtgagaaagtgaCATCACAAAAGGCGAAAACGACACGACGTCCGAATGGCGTTATTTCTAATAAGTAG